A part of Amycolatopsis camponoti genomic DNA contains:
- a CDS encoding deoxyguanosinetriphosphate triphosphohydrolase produces MEYTEHDTARLLPEPAKGAALPGTRADGRSAFSRDRARVLHSAALRRLAGKTQVVGPGEGAEVTGVPRTRLTHSLEVAQIGRGIADELGADPDLADTAGLAHDIGHPPFGHNGERALDEVAAACGGFEGNAQTLRILTRLEPKLLSDDGDPVGLNLTRACLDATTKYPWPRKPGQVKYGVYADDVPVFSWVREGAPAERTCLEAQIMDWADDVAYSVHDVEDGVLAGRIKLGVLAHPDERAAVAEAAAKHFSAQSVSTLEDAAAELLALPVVAALTSAEPDGSPGAQVALKRLTSELVGRFTTAAVTGTRAEFGEGPLGRYRARLCVPEQVAAEVALLKALALRYVMSDRRRLAMQEGQRELLVELVHALARRAPESLDPLFVPAWNAARDDAGLLRVVVDQVASLTDAQAHTWYSWHVTRHHR; encoded by the coding sequence GTGGAGTACACCGAGCACGACACCGCCCGCCTGCTGCCGGAGCCGGCGAAGGGCGCGGCGCTGCCCGGTACGCGGGCGGACGGGCGCAGCGCGTTCTCGCGCGACCGGGCCCGCGTGCTGCACTCGGCGGCGCTGCGGCGGCTCGCCGGCAAGACCCAGGTGGTCGGGCCGGGGGAGGGCGCCGAGGTCACCGGCGTCCCGCGCACGCGGCTGACGCACTCCCTGGAGGTCGCGCAGATCGGGCGGGGCATCGCCGACGAGCTGGGGGCGGACCCGGACCTGGCCGACACCGCGGGGCTGGCGCACGACATCGGGCACCCGCCGTTCGGGCACAACGGCGAGCGCGCGCTCGACGAGGTCGCGGCCGCGTGCGGCGGGTTCGAGGGCAACGCGCAGACGTTGCGCATCCTCACCCGCCTCGAGCCGAAGCTGCTGTCCGACGACGGCGACCCGGTCGGGCTCAACCTGACCCGCGCGTGCCTGGACGCGACCACGAAGTACCCGTGGCCGCGCAAGCCGGGGCAGGTGAAGTACGGCGTGTACGCCGACGACGTCCCGGTGTTCTCGTGGGTTCGCGAAGGGGCGCCGGCCGAGCGGACGTGCCTGGAAGCGCAGATCATGGACTGGGCGGACGACGTCGCGTACTCGGTGCACGACGTCGAGGACGGCGTGCTGGCCGGCCGGATCAAGCTGGGCGTGCTCGCCCACCCGGACGAGCGCGCGGCCGTCGCCGAGGCCGCGGCCAAGCACTTCTCGGCGCAGTCGGTGTCCACTTTGGAGGATGCGGCGGCGGAGCTGCTGGCGCTGCCGGTGGTGGCGGCGCTGACGTCGGCGGAGCCGGACGGTTCCCCGGGCGCCCAGGTGGCGTTGAAGCGGTTGACGAGCGAGCTGGTCGGCCGCTTCACGACGGCGGCGGTCACGGGCACCCGAGCGGAGTTCGGGGAGGGTCCGCTGGGCCGCTACCGGGCGCGGTTGTGCGTCCCGGAGCAGGTCGCGGCGGAGGTGGCCCTGCTGAAGGCGCTGGCGCTGCGGTACGTGATGAGCGACCGCCGCCGGCTGGCGATGCAGGAGGGTCAGCGCGAGCTGCTGGTGGAGCTGGTCCACGCGCTGGCCCGCCGGGCACCGGAGTCCCTGGACCCGCTGTTCGTCCCGGCCTGGAACGCGGCCCGCGACGACGCGGGGCTGCTCCGGGTGGTGGTCGACCAGGTCGCCTCCCTCACGGACGCGCAGGCCCACACGTGGTACTCCTGGCACGTAACCCGCCACCACCGCTGA
- a CDS encoding serpin family protein — protein MATDSHLRFALAVHAALGAEGGNSCFSPYSVASALTLAALAARGETREELVALLGDPGEQATLLREAAELVEEGRGEQAEVAVSNTLWADDRLPLEDSFKAELAGWPGAAVASAPFEKEPEAARALINDDVGRTTRGLIPQLLPPGSIDRDVAAVLVNALYLKAAWKLPFREANTSDAPFHAPSGTRDVPTMWLSERVGYARAAGWQAVQLVAAGGLQAVVLLPDGALADAEAALDQVALTSLLGEVKFKPVELALPKISLDIPSSLTGVLRGLGVRTMFTDGADLSGLSPDPRLTVSEVLHQAVLRVDEQGFEGAAATALTMRLTSMIIDDPVTVTVDRPFLLLVRHAGTGALHFLARVVEP, from the coding sequence ATGGCCACGGACAGCCACCTCCGGTTCGCCCTCGCCGTCCACGCGGCCCTCGGTGCCGAGGGCGGGAACTCCTGTTTCTCGCCGTATTCGGTGGCCAGCGCGCTGACCCTGGCCGCCTTGGCCGCGCGGGGGGAGACCCGCGAGGAGCTCGTCGCGCTGCTCGGGGATCCCGGTGAGCAGGCGACCCTGCTGAGAGAGGCCGCGGAGCTCGTCGAAGAGGGCCGGGGCGAGCAGGCCGAGGTCGCCGTCTCCAACACTCTGTGGGCCGATGATCGGCTCCCGCTCGAAGACTCCTTCAAGGCCGAGCTGGCCGGCTGGCCCGGCGCCGCCGTCGCGAGCGCTCCCTTCGAGAAGGAGCCCGAAGCCGCGCGCGCCCTGATCAACGACGACGTCGGGCGCACTACGCGAGGCCTCATCCCCCAGCTGCTTCCTCCCGGCTCGATCGACCGGGACGTCGCGGCCGTGCTGGTCAACGCCCTCTACCTGAAAGCCGCGTGGAAGCTGCCGTTCCGCGAGGCGAACACCTCCGACGCGCCGTTCCACGCGCCCTCCGGTACCCGGGACGTCCCGACCATGTGGCTCAGCGAGCGCGTCGGCTACGCCCGCGCCGCCGGCTGGCAGGCCGTGCAGCTGGTCGCGGCGGGCGGCCTGCAGGCCGTGGTGCTGCTGCCCGATGGTGCTCTCGCCGACGCCGAAGCGGCTCTCGACCAGGTAGCGCTGACGAGCCTGCTCGGCGAGGTGAAGTTCAAGCCCGTCGAGCTCGCGCTGCCGAAGATTTCGCTGGACATCCCCAGCTCGCTCACCGGCGTGCTGCGCGGCCTCGGCGTCCGCACGATGTTCACCGACGGCGCCGACCTGAGCGGGCTCTCCCCGGACCCGCGGCTGACCGTGTCCGAAGTGCTGCACCAGGCCGTGCTGCGGGTGGACGAACAGGGCTTCGAGGGGGCCGCGGCGACCGCGCTGACCATGCGCCTCACCTCGATGATCATCGACGACCCGGTCACCGTCACGGTCGACCGGCCGTTCCTGCTGCTGGTCCGGCACGCCGGCACCGGGGCCCTCCACTTCCTCGCCAGGGTGGTCGAACCGTGA
- a CDS encoding glycosyl transferase gives MSLKSEAVPDLVPPTPEPPEGPKRWAWQDSAITGGFLLFTILLYNGLWFDLKRGYLWNGAADQSQWEWYSTVVAKAVLHFQNPFTTDLQNYPYGVNMAANAAMFGLNVPLAPITLTFGATLTWAIVLTAGLAGTATGWYWVFSRHLVPNRTAAAIGGAFCGFAPPMISHGNAHPNFVVLFVLPFIALKTIQIAHGERPVRNGIVLGLLVAWQILLGEEPLMIFALTFIVFAVAYLIPHRAEIRGMLAPLSKGIGVGAVVALLIAGFPLYWQFFGPQSFHSLLHGSAGNDTAAFTRFATQSIAGAPEAAADVSMNRTEENAFFGWPLIVLMVVLTIWLWRDVVSRALAITMYVMALLSLGIEITVAHDDTGIPGPWKWLGQLPLLDSLLESRLAMGCIPVVGALLAIATHRVWTAAAEQPEPLDGKPPFPLRMIWIGAVVAVLLPIAPTELVTHERPLSPPFFADGIWRQYIAPGGSLVPVPLPSTGEAEPLHWQVDAGLGYPMPEGYFVGPTSPDDRRGRYGAVPLPTSDLFAEVEKTGQAADVTEADRTQALADLRAWNADVLVVGPRQNQEALKSTVELLLRKPAEFVGGVWIWDVRPLTP, from the coding sequence GTGAGCTTGAAGTCCGAAGCCGTCCCCGATCTCGTTCCGCCCACCCCCGAACCACCCGAAGGCCCGAAGCGCTGGGCGTGGCAGGACTCCGCCATCACCGGCGGGTTCCTGCTGTTCACGATCCTGCTCTACAACGGGCTCTGGTTCGACCTCAAGCGCGGCTACCTCTGGAACGGCGCCGCCGACCAGAGCCAGTGGGAGTGGTACTCGACGGTCGTCGCGAAGGCCGTCCTGCACTTCCAGAACCCGTTCACGACGGACCTCCAGAACTACCCGTACGGCGTCAACATGGCGGCCAACGCGGCGATGTTCGGCCTGAACGTGCCCCTGGCCCCGATCACGCTGACCTTCGGCGCGACGCTGACGTGGGCGATCGTGCTCACCGCCGGGCTCGCCGGCACCGCGACCGGTTGGTACTGGGTGTTCTCCCGGCACCTGGTGCCGAACCGCACCGCGGCCGCGATCGGCGGCGCGTTCTGCGGTTTCGCCCCGCCGATGATCTCGCACGGCAACGCGCACCCGAACTTCGTCGTGCTGTTCGTGCTGCCGTTCATCGCGCTCAAGACGATCCAGATCGCCCACGGCGAACGCCCGGTGCGCAACGGGATCGTGCTCGGGCTGCTCGTCGCGTGGCAGATCCTGCTGGGCGAAGAGCCGCTGATGATCTTCGCGCTGACCTTCATCGTCTTCGCCGTCGCGTACCTGATTCCGCACCGCGCGGAGATCCGCGGCATGCTGGCGCCGCTGAGCAAGGGGATCGGCGTCGGCGCGGTCGTCGCGCTGCTGATCGCCGGTTTCCCGTTGTACTGGCAGTTCTTCGGCCCGCAGAGCTTCCACTCGCTGCTGCACGGTTCGGCGGGCAACGACACGGCCGCGTTCACGCGCTTCGCGACGCAGTCGATCGCCGGCGCGCCCGAGGCGGCGGCGGACGTGTCGATGAACCGCACCGAGGAGAACGCCTTCTTCGGCTGGCCGCTGATCGTGCTCATGGTCGTGCTCACGATCTGGCTGTGGCGTGACGTCGTTTCGCGCGCGCTCGCGATCACGATGTACGTGATGGCCCTCCTTTCGCTGGGTATCGAAATCACGGTGGCGCACGACGACACCGGCATCCCCGGCCCGTGGAAGTGGCTGGGCCAGCTGCCGCTGCTGGACTCGCTGCTCGAATCCCGGCTCGCGATGGGCTGCATCCCCGTGGTCGGCGCGCTCCTGGCGATCGCGACGCACCGCGTCTGGACGGCGGCGGCCGAGCAACCGGAGCCCCTCGACGGCAAACCCCCCTTCCCGCTGCGCATGATCTGGATCGGCGCGGTGGTGGCGGTGCTGCTGCCGATCGCGCCGACGGAGCTGGTGACCCACGAGCGCCCGCTCTCCCCTCCTTTCTTCGCCGACGGGATCTGGCGCCAGTACATCGCCCCGGGCGGCTCGCTCGTGCCGGTTCCGTTGCCGAGCACCGGTGAGGCCGAACCGCTGCACTGGCAGGTCGACGCGGGCCTCGGCTACCCGATGCCCGAGGGCTACTTCGTCGGCCCGACCTCCCCGGACGACCGCCGCGGCCGCTACGGCGCGGTGCCCTTGCCGACGTCGGACCTGTTCGCGGAGGTCGAGAAGACGGGGCAGGCCGCGGACGTCACGGAAGCCGACCGCACCCAGGCCCTGGCCGACCTGCGCGCCTGGAACGCGGACGTGCTCGTGGTCGGGCCGCGCCAGAACCAGGAAGCGCTGAAGTCCACTGTGGAGCTTCTGCTGCGCAAGCCGGCCGAGTTCGTCGGCGGGGTGTGGATCTGGGACGTGCGCCCGCTGACGCCGTGA
- a CDS encoding alpha/beta fold hydrolase, which produces MAEFVLVAGAWLGSWAWDDVVPGLREAGHGAHAVTLSGVAEKRDVPAGQQRHVQDIVDVVSRGDLRDVVVVGHSYSGIPAGQAAERIGDRLERVVFVDSNVPADGESFTSAWSEAQAAALTERGFWPPLAAEDYAGQGLSDAEVARIVEGSTPHPAASLTEPAELARPLGELPATYVKCLLDGETPSPDVVELLESDRWELVEMSTGHWPMFSQPKELIAILLDAAKA; this is translated from the coding sequence ATGGCTGAATTCGTACTGGTGGCAGGCGCTTGGCTCGGTTCGTGGGCGTGGGACGACGTCGTCCCGGGGTTGCGCGAAGCGGGCCACGGCGCGCACGCGGTGACGTTGTCCGGGGTCGCCGAAAAACGCGACGTACCCGCCGGACAGCAACGGCACGTGCAAGACATCGTCGACGTCGTTTCGCGGGGCGACTTGCGGGACGTCGTGGTGGTCGGGCACAGCTACTCCGGCATCCCGGCCGGGCAGGCGGCCGAGCGGATCGGCGACCGGCTCGAGCGCGTGGTGTTCGTGGACTCGAACGTGCCGGCCGACGGCGAGTCGTTCACCTCGGCCTGGTCCGAGGCGCAGGCCGCGGCCCTGACCGAACGCGGCTTCTGGCCACCGCTGGCCGCGGAAGACTATGCGGGGCAAGGACTTTCGGACGCCGAGGTCGCCCGGATCGTCGAGGGCTCGACCCCGCACCCGGCCGCGTCGCTGACCGAACCGGCCGAGCTGGCCCGTCCGCTGGGCGAGCTCCCGGCGACCTACGTCAAGTGCCTGCTCGACGGGGAAACGCCGTCGCCGGATGTCGTGGAGCTGCTCGAGAGCGACCGCTGGGAGCTGGTGGAGATGAGCACCGGCCACTGGCCGATGTTCTCGCAACCGAAGGAGCTGATCGCGATCCTCCTGGACGCCGCGAAGGCCTGA
- a CDS encoding DinB family protein, with protein MTSVDDQGRTEPPVDGDEAAILLGFLDFHRETLAWKCAGLDEAGLRATHPPATLTLGGLLKHLAYVEDYWFSCVLFDREPAEPWNAVDWRENPDWDWDSAARDSPGQLRGLWEGAVARSRELYAEALANGDLSQPSKHTRRDGTSPSLRWILVHMIEEYCRHNGHADLIREAIDGSTGE; from the coding sequence GTGACCTCAGTGGACGACCAGGGGCGGACCGAGCCGCCCGTCGACGGCGACGAAGCCGCGATCCTGCTCGGCTTCCTCGACTTCCACCGCGAAACCCTGGCCTGGAAATGCGCGGGGCTGGACGAAGCGGGCCTGCGCGCGACGCACCCGCCGGCCACACTGACCCTGGGCGGGCTGCTCAAGCACCTGGCGTACGTCGAGGACTACTGGTTTTCGTGCGTGCTGTTCGACCGCGAGCCGGCCGAGCCGTGGAACGCCGTCGACTGGCGCGAAAACCCGGACTGGGACTGGGATTCCGCGGCGCGGGACTCGCCCGGGCAGCTCCGCGGACTCTGGGAGGGAGCGGTCGCGAGGTCCCGTGAGCTGTACGCGGAGGCGCTCGCGAACGGCGACCTCTCGCAGCCGTCGAAGCACACGCGGCGGGACGGTACTTCGCCGAGCCTGCGCTGGATCCTGGTCCACATGATCGAGGAGTACTGCCGCCACAACGGCCACGCCGACCTCATCCGCGAGGCGATCGACGGCAGCACGGGCGAGTAG
- a CDS encoding VOC family protein — MADRVPRLRQVVLDATDARELADFYRRLLGFSFRPGDPDDWAVLLDSSGVPRLAFQRVPSLPPPTWPAGPRPQMLHLDLTVETVAELDEQHERALALGARLLEDRSGDPEEPLRVYADPAGHPFCLFVGPAN; from the coding sequence GCGTCCCGCGGCTGCGTCAGGTCGTCCTCGACGCGACCGACGCCCGCGAGCTGGCGGACTTCTACCGGCGGCTGCTGGGTTTTTCGTTCCGCCCGGGCGATCCGGACGACTGGGCGGTCCTGCTCGACTCGTCGGGCGTCCCGCGGCTGGCGTTCCAGCGGGTCCCCTCGCTGCCGCCGCCGACGTGGCCCGCCGGTCCGCGGCCGCAGATGCTGCACCTGGACCTGACCGTGGAGACGGTCGCCGAGCTGGACGAGCAGCACGAACGCGCGTTGGCCCTGGGCGCGCGGTTGCTGGAGGACCGCTCGGGCGACCCGGAAGAGCCGCTGCGCGTCTACGCCGACCCCGCGGGCCACCCGTTCTGCCTCTTCGTCGGGCCGGCGAACTGA